In a single window of the Natronosalvus caseinilyticus genome:
- a CDS encoding transcription initiation factor IIB family protein, producing the protein MYSANTRVEHEPWLEELEQAADRLELTGEARSTAADLFLANVPEADRSKPAVLAASIYAGSLVAGDGRTQCAVADAADVSRLSIQQRWKDLLAGAGLEPPKW; encoded by the coding sequence ATGTACAGCGCCAATACGCGCGTCGAACACGAACCGTGGCTCGAGGAACTCGAGCAGGCCGCGGATCGCCTCGAGCTGACGGGCGAGGCTCGCTCGACGGCCGCCGATCTCTTTCTCGCGAACGTCCCCGAGGCCGATCGATCGAAGCCGGCGGTGCTGGCTGCGAGTATCTACGCCGGGTCGCTCGTCGCGGGCGACGGCCGCACCCAGTGTGCCGTCGCCGACGCGGCGGACGTCTCCCGCCTCTCCATCCAGCAGCGCTGGAAGGACCTGCTGGCCGGTGCCGGCCTCGAGCCGCCGAAGTGGTAG
- the sucC gene encoding ADP-forming succinate--CoA ligase subunit beta, with translation MKLHEYQAKQVFADAGVPTPASTLASDVDGVLAAADEIGYPVAIKAQVQVGGRGKAGGIKLADDADEARDAAESILGMDLKGYHVDRVLVEEAVDFVNELYVGVTMDRGEGKPVAMVSTKGGVDIEQVAEETPEAIAREHVDPAFGMHPYQARKAVYDADVDPDLALDVAGVLTTLYELWDDRDGSDAEINPLMVTSDGEVIAADAVMNIDEDALFRQPELAEMEDEAASGDELEQKADEYDFDYVRLEGNVGIIGNGAGLVMTTLDLVDHYGGKPANFLDVGGGAKAERIANALDMVFSDENVDSVVFNIFGGITRGDEVAKGINEALGQFDEIPKPVVVRLAGTNWEEGMEILNEDLVTVEQTLEDAVQRAVAYAEDEEGDQ, from the coding sequence ATGAAACTCCACGAGTACCAGGCGAAGCAGGTGTTCGCTGACGCCGGGGTTCCGACGCCAGCGTCGACGCTCGCGTCGGACGTCGACGGCGTCCTGGCGGCCGCCGACGAGATCGGCTATCCGGTCGCGATCAAGGCACAGGTTCAGGTCGGGGGTCGCGGCAAGGCCGGCGGGATCAAACTCGCCGACGACGCCGACGAGGCCCGCGACGCGGCCGAATCGATTCTCGGGATGGACCTCAAGGGCTACCACGTCGACCGCGTGCTGGTCGAGGAAGCCGTCGACTTCGTCAACGAACTGTACGTCGGCGTGACGATGGACCGCGGAGAGGGCAAGCCCGTCGCCATGGTCTCGACGAAAGGCGGCGTCGACATCGAACAGGTCGCCGAGGAGACGCCCGAAGCGATCGCTCGCGAACACGTCGATCCCGCCTTCGGCATGCACCCCTACCAGGCTCGCAAGGCCGTCTACGACGCGGACGTCGATCCGGACCTCGCCCTCGACGTCGCGGGCGTCCTGACGACGCTCTACGAACTCTGGGACGACCGCGACGGATCCGACGCCGAAATCAACCCGCTGATGGTCACCAGCGACGGCGAGGTCATCGCGGCCGACGCCGTGATGAACATCGACGAGGACGCCCTCTTCCGCCAGCCTGAGCTCGCGGAGATGGAAGACGAAGCCGCGAGCGGCGACGAACTCGAGCAGAAAGCCGACGAGTACGACTTCGACTACGTCCGCCTCGAGGGCAACGTCGGGATCATCGGCAACGGTGCCGGCCTCGTGATGACGACGCTCGACCTCGTGGACCACTACGGCGGGAAGCCCGCGAACTTCCTGGACGTCGGCGGGGGCGCGAAGGCCGAGCGAATCGCCAACGCGCTGGACATGGTGTTCTCCGACGAGAACGTCGATTCGGTCGTGTTCAACATCTTCGGGGGCATCACCCGCGGCGACGAGGTCGCCAAAGGGATCAACGAGGCCCTCGGACAGTTCGACGAGATTCCAAAGCCGGTCGTCGTACGGCTGGCCGGAACGAACTGGGAGGAAGGCATGGAGATTCTGAACGAGGACCTCGTGACGGTCGAACAGACCCTCGAGGATGCGGTTCAGCGTGCCGTTGCTTACGCTGAGGACGAGGAGGGAGACCAATGA